One Rhodobacter sp. CZR27 DNA segment encodes these proteins:
- a CDS encoding potassium channel family protein, whose product MRKAVRELYEGTSQRAHRFRYALLAFDLATIAFVIGTSFMPRRPWVDGVDVVIGLFILSDLVARLMSNPRPMRFLVYPTTLSDVVAVGSFLAPLSGEAAGFLRVLRTLRLLHAYPMLSRLRRDLPFFRKNEEVLLALTNLVVFLFVMTGIVYASEHSRNPEIRNYADALYFTVTALTTTGFGDITLEGTRGRMISIVIMICGVTLFLRLAQTLFRPNKVRHPCPDCGLQLHDWDAVHCKHCGRVVNIRSEGD is encoded by the coding sequence GTGCGCAAAGCCGTTCGGGAGTTGTATGAGGGCACGAGCCAGCGCGCCCATCGGTTTCGCTACGCCCTGCTGGCCTTCGACCTTGCGACCATCGCCTTCGTGATCGGCACGTCCTTCATGCCCCGCCGTCCGTGGGTCGACGGGGTCGACGTGGTGATCGGCCTGTTCATCCTCTCGGATCTGGTGGCGCGGCTGATGAGCAATCCGCGCCCGATGCGCTTCCTCGTCTATCCGACGACGCTGAGCGACGTGGTCGCCGTCGGCTCGTTCCTTGCGCCGCTGAGCGGAGAGGCCGCAGGCTTCCTGCGCGTGCTGCGCACGCTTCGGCTGCTGCACGCCTATCCGATGCTCTCGCGTCTCCGGCGCGACCTGCCGTTCTTCCGCAAGAACGAGGAGGTGCTTCTCGCGCTGACGAACCTGGTGGTCTTCCTGTTCGTGATGACCGGCATCGTCTATGCCTCCGAACACTCTCGCAACCCCGAGATCCGCAACTACGCGGATGCGCTCTACTTCACTGTGACCGCCCTCACCACGACCGGCTTCGGCGACATCACGCTTGAAGGCACGCGGGGGCGGATGATCTCGATCGTGATCATGATCTGCGGCGTGACGCTGTTCCTGCGGCTCGCCCAGACGCTGTTCCGTCCGAACAAGGTGCGCCATCCCTGCCCCGACTGTGGCCTGCAACTGCATGACTGGGATGCCGTGCACTGCAAGCACTGCGGCCGCGTCGTCAACATCCGCTCCGAAGGCGACTGA